One window of the Rhipicephalus sanguineus isolate Rsan-2018 chromosome 2, BIME_Rsan_1.4, whole genome shotgun sequence genome contains the following:
- the LOC119382018 gene encoding uncharacterized protein LOC119382018, which produces MDGTTSDRPTIGAEGIATVHIHLPSFWPQNPAAWFTHVEAIFALRRITSQQAKYCHAVSALSTEVVAEFHDLVCTPHETTPYDHFKTTVLQRKSVSVRRRLQQLLNEEELGDRRPSELLRRMQQLLSGCKLDVNSPLLRELFFQRLPQNVVLALATAPDDLPLDKLAEQADRVADYAVGGTVATASSVPLSQLEDRQSRLEQLIDDLAETVNALRPPSHPRRRDRDYRPRLSPRSSSRSGPRRRVYCWYHSNFGASARQCRPPCSWQGNVPQSH; this is translated from the coding sequence ATGGACGGGACCACAAGCGATAGACCGACGATCGGCGCAGAGGGCATCGCCACGGTGCATATTCACCTGCCGTCGTTTTGGCCCCAGAATCCTGCAGCCTGGTTCACGCACGTGGAGGCCATCTTTGCCCTTCGGCGCATTACCTCGCAACAAGCGAAGTATTGCCACGCTGTCTCCGCGCTCTCAACGGAAGTGGTTGCAGAGTTTCACGACCTTGTGTGCACGCCCCATGAAACCACACCTTATGACCactttaaaacgacggtgctgcaaCGCAAGTCTGTGTCTGTGCGCAGGCGTCTCCAGCAGCTTCTCAACGAAGAGGAGCTCGGCGACCGGCGACCGTCAGAACTGCTACGTCGCATGCAGCAGCTTCTCAGTGGCTGTAAGTTGGATGTAAACAGCCCGCTGCTGCGAGAACTGTTTTTCCAGCGCCTGCCACAGAATGTAGTCCTTGCCTTGGCTACCGCACCTGACGACCTGCCCCTCGACAAGCTGGCGGAGCAGGCCGATCGCGTCGCTGACTATGCAGTAGGAGGTACTGTGGCTACTGCATCTAGCGTTCCGTTGTCGCAACTCGAGGACCGGCAGTCTCGCTTGGAGCAACTGATCGACGACCTCGCCGAGACTGTTAATGCCCTACGGCCACCGTCTCACCCCCGTCGACGAGACCGCGATTACCGTCCCAGATTGTCTCCAAGGTCTAGCTCCCGTTCCGGTCCTCGTCGACGCGTCTACTGCTGGTATCACAGCAACTTCGGTGCCAGCGCGCGTCAGTGTCGTCCTCCTTGCAGCTGGCAGGGAAACGTACCGCAGAGCCACTGA
- the LOC119382019 gene encoding uncharacterized protein LOC119382019 → MATPDFGRLPEFSGSSGSWRSWYGRLQFFFEANDITDASKKRAHLLTLCGEQTYDVVCALVQPKQPNQVSYDDIVEMLKAHFDPQLSEVFCRARFQRRDQRHDETVSDYVTALKKLAADCNFGTSVDAAANPTMLPLDVMLRDRFVCGLRNEQVQQRLFAEKDLTFKRAFDIALRAENAVEDQKNVKTEFKEIHYRD, encoded by the coding sequence ATGGCGACGCCTGACTTTGGTCGGCTACCCGAATTCAGCGGCAGCTCCGGCTCCTGGAGATCCTGGTATGGGAGGCTACAGTTCTTCTTCGAGGCTAACGACATTACGGACGCTTCCAAGAAACGTGCTCATCTGCTAACGTTATGCGGGGAACAGACTTACGACGTCGTCTGCGCCCTCGTTCAACCCAAGCAGCCCAACCAAGTGAGCTACGATGACATAGTCGAGATGCTCAAGGCGCATTTTGATCCACAGCTGTCTGAGGTCTTCTGCAGGGCACGCTTCCAACGTCGTGACCAACGGCATGACGAAACGGTCAGTGATTACGTAACAGCGCTCAAGAAGCTAGCAGCAGATTGCAATTTTGGAACAAGCGTAGACGCTGCGGCGAATCCAACAATGCTGCCTCTTGATGTAATGCTGCGTGATCGTTTCGTTTGCGGTCTTCGGAACGAGCAGGTCCAGCAACGGCTGTTCGCAGAAAAGGACTTGACATTCAAGAGAGCCTTTGACATTGCACTGCGAGCTGAAAACGCCGTCGAAGAtcagaaaaacgtgaaaacgGAATTCAAAGAGATTCActatagggactga